One Candidatus Tectomicrobia bacterium genomic region harbors:
- a CDS encoding prolyl oligopeptidase family serine peptidase: protein MPVFQFWPSDWTMSWQFIRLVSEAHYGGGDFHELHSAARDIQAGDAEAWHREFYQLGERIARLAGEEMARGHRLTARAAHLRASNYFRTSEFYLLGDPRKIRAYKRSAAEFEKGAALFDPPFERAEIPYEGTSLPGWFIQASGKGRRPACLLVGGADTTAEELWFLGGREVLDRGMHLLIVDGPGQGAAVRLRGLYMRPDYEVPVIAMLDWLCARPEVDADRIGLVGRSAGGYFGPKTAAVDGRIKAMVLWGACYDWLKDVYDFYPPIQRQFQYILGAQDDAGCREKLKAYTLEGVLPKVRCPTLVSHGEQDRIVHPESARRTYRELGSADKELKMWTPETLGENHCQNDNTLNAVRFMYDWLADRV, encoded by the coding sequence ATGCCCGTGTTCCAGTTCTGGCCGTCCGACTGGACGATGTCCTGGCAGTTCATCCGCCTGGTTTCGGAGGCCCACTACGGGGGCGGGGACTTCCATGAGCTGCACAGCGCCGCCCGCGACATCCAGGCGGGGGACGCCGAGGCCTGGCACCGCGAGTTCTACCAGCTGGGGGAGCGCATCGCGCGCCTCGCCGGGGAGGAGATGGCCAGGGGCCACCGGCTCACCGCCCGGGCCGCCCACCTCAGGGCCTCCAACTACTTCCGCACCTCCGAGTTCTACCTCCTGGGGGACCCGCGCAAGATCCGGGCCTACAAGCGGAGCGCGGCCGAGTTCGAGAAGGGGGCCGCGCTCTTCGACCCGCCCTTCGAGCGCGCCGAGATCCCCTACGAGGGGACGAGCCTGCCCGGCTGGTTCATCCAGGCCTCGGGCAAAGGCAGGCGGCCGGCCTGCCTCCTCGTGGGCGGGGCCGACACCACGGCCGAGGAGCTCTGGTTCCTGGGGGGCCGCGAGGTCCTCGACCGGGGGATGCACCTCCTCATCGTGGACGGCCCGGGCCAGGGGGCGGCGGTGCGCCTGAGGGGCCTCTACATGCGGCCGGACTACGAGGTCCCCGTCATCGCCATGCTGGACTGGCTCTGCGCCCGGCCCGAGGTGGACGCCGATCGGATCGGCCTCGTGGGGCGGAGCGCGGGGGGCTACTTCGGCCCCAAGACCGCCGCCGTGGACGGGCGCATCAAGGCCATGGTGCTCTGGGGGGCGTGCTACGACTGGCTCAAGGACGTCTACGACTTCTACCCCCCCATCCAGCGCCAGTTCCAGTACATCCTGGGCGCCCAGGACGACGCCGGCTGCCGCGAGAAGCTCAAGGCCTACACCCTGGAGGGGGTGCTCCCCAAGGTGCGCTGCCCCACCCTGGTGAGCCACGGGGAGCAGGACCGCATCGTCCACCCCGAGTCGGCCCGCCGCACCTACCGCGAGCTCGGCTCGGCCGATAAGGAGCTCAAGATGTGGACCCCCGAGACCCTCGGGGAGAACCACTGCCAGAACGACAACACCCTGAACGCCGTCCGCTTCATGTACGACTGGCTGGCGGACCGGGTGTAG